Proteins from a single region of Runella sp. SP2:
- the dusB gene encoding tRNA dihydrouridine synthase DusB — protein sequence MVKIENIELGDFPLLLAPMEDVSDPPFRAVCKEGGADLMYTEFVSSEGLIRDAAKSVQKLDIFEYERPIGIQLFGSDIETMGECTKIATKAGPDLIDINYGCPVKQVACRGAGAALLQDIPKMVKMTEAVVKATHLPVTVKTRLGWDESTKNIEDVAERLQDIGIKALTVHGRTRVQMYKGDADWTLIGKIKDNPRIKIPIFGNGDIDSPEKAIEYRDRFGVDGIMIGRASIGYPWIFNEIKHFIKTGEHLAPPTTAERVRVCRKHLDFSIKWKGERTGILEMRRHYATYFKGLNNFKPYRMRLVETLDYAHILEILDEVTDIYALEKVEA from the coding sequence TCCATTGTTGTTGGCGCCGATGGAAGATGTCTCAGACCCGCCGTTTCGGGCGGTGTGTAAAGAAGGTGGTGCTGACTTGATGTACACCGAGTTTGTCTCGTCGGAAGGTTTGATTCGCGATGCGGCTAAAAGTGTGCAAAAGCTAGATATTTTTGAATACGAGCGCCCCATCGGGATTCAGCTTTTTGGGAGCGACATCGAAACCATGGGTGAATGTACCAAAATCGCGACCAAAGCGGGTCCCGATTTGATTGACATTAACTACGGATGCCCTGTTAAACAAGTGGCTTGTCGCGGAGCAGGTGCGGCGTTGTTGCAGGATATTCCTAAAATGGTCAAAATGACCGAAGCAGTGGTGAAAGCTACCCACTTGCCCGTGACGGTTAAAACCCGTTTGGGCTGGGACGAATCCACCAAAAACATTGAGGACGTAGCCGAACGCTTGCAAGACATTGGCATCAAAGCACTGACTGTGCACGGGCGCACGCGCGTTCAGATGTACAAAGGGGATGCCGATTGGACGCTCATTGGTAAAATCAAGGATAATCCACGCATCAAAATTCCAATTTTTGGCAACGGTGACATTGACAGCCCCGAAAAAGCAATCGAATACCGTGACCGCTTTGGTGTAGATGGCATCATGATTGGGCGTGCGAGTATCGGTTATCCTTGGATTTTTAACGAAATCAAACATTTCATCAAAACGGGTGAGCACTTGGCGCCACCTACTACTGCCGAACGCGTACGCGTGTGCAGAAAACACCTCGATTTTTCGATTAAATGGAAAGGTGAACGTACGGGGATTTTGGAAATGCGCCGCCACTACGCTACTTATTTTAAAGGTTTGAACAATTTTAAACCCTACCGAATGCGTTTAGTGGAAACCCTCGACTACGCTCATATTCTGGAGATTTTGGATGAAGTAACCGACATCTACGCCCTAGAAAAAGTGGAAGCGTAA
- a CDS encoding carboxypeptidase regulatory-like domain-containing protein, producing the protein MRTHWLSSCLLLLIATLAVAQKNTQGISGQVLWKAGNFMPTIGTKASVPKAVPVVREVYIYALTNDKQVEAGEDAGFYQKVNSKLVRKVKTDKKGRFSVTLPVGYYSVFTKEEKGLYANLFDDAMNINPIQVQKRRWTKVEMIIDYQAVY; encoded by the coding sequence ATGCGCACTCACTGGTTAAGTAGTTGCCTTTTGTTGTTGATAGCAACATTGGCAGTGGCTCAAAAAAACACCCAAGGTATTTCGGGACAAGTACTTTGGAAGGCTGGAAATTTTATGCCTACTATCGGTACCAAAGCGTCCGTTCCCAAAGCAGTACCCGTGGTGAGAGAGGTGTATATTTATGCTTTGACGAATGATAAACAGGTAGAGGCGGGTGAAGATGCGGGTTTTTATCAAAAAGTGAATTCAAAACTCGTCAGAAAAGTAAAAACTGATAAAAAGGGGCGTTTTTCAGTGACGCTGCCAGTGGGTTATTATTCAGTGTTTACTAAAGAAGAAAAAGGGCTTTATGCCAATCTATTTGACGATGCCATGAATATTAATCCAATTCAAGTTCAAAAACGTCGTTGGACAAAAGTGGAAATGATAATTGATTATCAAGCTGTTTATTAA